DNA sequence from the Gordonia polyisoprenivorans genome:
GAGGACGAGGAGGTACTCGCCCTGGGCGACGCCGGGACGGGCGTCTTCCAACTCGTGCCGGACACCCGCCACCCGCCGGAGGTGCAGCTGGACCTGCTGCGGCGGATCGCCGAGCGCTGCGGCAGGAAGGTCTCCTTCACCTTCATGCAGACGCCAGGGTATTAAGAGCAGTGGCGCACGATCCTCGCCGGTCTCGAGGATGCCAAGCGCGACGGCCTCGAGATCCGGGGACAGGTGATTCCCCGCCCGACCGGCAGCTTGCTCGGTCTCGAGCTGAGCCTGCACCCGTTCTCGCTCAACCCCTCCTTCCGGGAACTCGAGCCGCTGCCGCTGGCGGAGAAGGTGCGCGAGCTGGGCAAGCTGGGGACAAGGCTGCGGTTGCTGTCGGAGTCGCCGACCGATCCGAACCCGTTCTTCACCTACGTCGTTTCCGAGCACGATCAACTGTTCGTCCTCGGCGACCCACCGAACTGCAACCCGGACGTCTCGGAAAGCATAGGCGCCCGAGCCCGCGCCGCCGGCGTCGATCCGTTGGAGCTGATCTACGACACGCTGCTCGAGCGCGACGGCCACGAGGTGCTCTATCGACCGATGGGGAACTACGTGGCGCGGACGGCTACCGCGCCACGGTCGTGTCCAGGTCGATCACCTATCGCAATGGTGAAACAACCGGCGCCCTGCCCGGCCGACTCGTACGGGGTGCCCAGGAAGATCCGGAGGGGATCGCATGAAAGTCGATATCACAGCCGAGCAGGCGCTCGACCCCGAGCTGGCGGTCGACGCCGAGAAACGTGGGTACGATGCCGTCTGGTTCGGTGAGACCAGCCATGACCCAATGGTCTCCATCGCGCTCGCGGCGAAGGACACTTCGCGCGTCATGCTCGGCACCGGGGTGACGATCGCGTTGGCACGTTCCCCGATGACGATGGCGGTCTCCGCCAACGACCTGCAGCTGGTCAGCGAGGGACGATTGATCCTCGGGCTCGGCTCGCAGGTGAAGGCGCACATCACCCGGCGCTTCTCGATGCCGTGGACGCAACCGGTCGGTCAGATGCGCGAGTTCGTCCTCGCCATGCGCGCGATCTGGCGCTCCTGGCACGAGGACGAGCCGCTCGATTTCCAGGGCGGCTACTACTCCCACACCCTGATGACGCCGTTCTTCAATCCCGGCCCGAACCGTTACGGCCCGCCGCCGGTGCTGCTCGCCGGCGTCGGCTCGAAGATGACGACTCTTGCCGGTGAGGTCGCCGACGGATTCATGTGTCACGGCTTCGCCACCGAGCGCTACCTGCGCGAGGTGGTCGTGCCGAGCCTGGGTGCCGGTCGGGCGAAGAGTGGCCGTGATCTCGACGGGTTCGAGATCAGCGGACTGCCGTTCGTCGTCACCGGAACCAACGAGGAGGAGATGGCGGCGTCGGCCGCCGGGGTCCGAGACCAGATCGCGTTCTACGCCGCGACGCCCGCGTACCGACCGGTCCTCGAGCTGCACGGCTGGGGCGATCTCCAGACGGAGCTCAACGCGATGACAAAGGCCGGGCGCTGGAAGGAGATGGGCGACGTCATCGACGACGATGTGCTGAACGCCTTCGCCGTGGTCGCCGAGCCGGATCAGGTGGCCGCGGAGGTGCTGCGTCGCTACCGCGACGTCTTCACCCGGATGCACCTGTACCTGAAGGCTCCGCTCGACGCAGAGGTGAAGTCCGCCATCCGCGAGGACTTGCAGGCCGACGCGTGACGGGCCCTGCTATCAGCGCAGGGGAGACGCCTGTCGTCGAGATCCGGCGGGACGGTCCGGTGTGGACCATCAAGCTGAACCGGCCCGAGAAGCGCAATGCGATCAACCCGCAGCTCCAGGGAGAGCTCGTCTCCGCACTACAGGAGTTCCACACCGCGTCGGAGGCGCGTGTCGCCGTACTCACCGGGTCCGACCCGGCGTTCTGCGCCGGCATGGATCTGCACGAGCTCGGCAGCGGCGCGATGGGCTATGGCAATGGTGCGACGAACTACGCCGAGGCGATGCGAGCGGTCAGCAAGCCGGTGATCGGAGCGGTCAACGGGGCGGCGATCGCGGGCGGCTTCGAGCTCGCGCTGGCCTGTGACTTCATGATCGCCTCGGAGCGGGCCTGGTTCGCGGACTCCCATGCCGAGGTCGGGGTGGTTCCAGGCGGGGGCCTCACCGTCAACCTTGCACAGGCAGTCGGCGTACGGCGCGCACGTCAGATCAGCCTGAGCGGCGAGTATGTCTCTCCCGAACGGGCCTTCCACGATCGCCTGGTGACCGAGGTGCTGCCGCACGAGCAGCTGCTGTCCCGGGCCAGGGAGATCGCAATCGCGATGGCCGGGCAGGGCGAGCACATGATCGCCGCGATCCGCGCCGCGTACGACCGGACTCTCAACCTGCCGGCCCAGGAGGCCCTGGACGCCGAGGTCGCGGCCTCACGTGCTGCCGGCATCCCCGCCGGCCACGTCCACCAGGTCACCGAGGGCTTGATAGCCCGCGGATCCACCGATGCGACCAGTCGCCGACGGGACCAGTCGAAATGGTAGCGGGCCAGGCGCGGGCCGTTCGACGGCACCGCCTCGCCCGAGGGGAACCACACGTCGGGTTCGCGGGTGTCGCCGACCTGGCGCCAACGACCGTCGACCTGCTGGCCGCGGTCGGGCATGCGGCCGCGGTCATCGGATAGGAACTCGTAGGTCCTTGCCGGCGAAGGCGAAGCTCGCGCCGGTCTGCCAGTAGCCGTCCTCGGCGAAGGTGACCCTTGCTGTCGACGGGTGATGTTGCCGGACTCGTCGGTGAGGATGCCGAAGCCGAAGCGCTCGTTGCCGAGCATGAGGTGGCCGGCTTCGAGGGTGCCGTCCTTCGTAGTACACCCGACGCTCGAGGCCGGCGAGTTTGGTGATATCCCAGGTTCTGCTCGGCGCTCATCCCCGACCGGCGCGGAGCCCGAGCCGCGGCGGCGTCATCAGCGCTGAGCACGCCACCTCACGCAGACGCCGTCACTAAGTCATCAACGATGAATATCAAGCCCTCACGCCGCAGATACGCCCCCTGACAGCAGGGGTTGCTGCGTCACTCGATGATGGTGTCGTCGCCGATGAGCTCGCGGATTGGGTCGGTATGGGGCGCCGAGGCCAGACCACTTTTGTGCATCCGCGGGTCGTGATTGTCGCCGATCGTGGACTGCATCACGAGTCGGCGACGCGGCGCGGGCCCTGGGTCATGAAACCTGCAAGTGAGCGGTCCATGTCGGGACGCCAGACAAGGCCGGGACAGAGTCTGAGGAGAAAGCCTCAAAGTCAAATAATTTGCCTTCTGGAGTTTTTGAGGCGAGTGCCTTATATTGAGTTGAGTTCAAGAGTCGAAACGCGCATGGCTCCGGTCGGAGAACTCGAGTCGTCCACCCCATCGGCCACAACCCGCCAGAGGGCCACTGGCGTCGCCGGCGGTCTTGCGTAGCCCTCCGCTTGACGTTCGTCGAGCGCACCGCGGCCGACCTGCTCGCCGCCTCACGCCATAGGAAGGACACGTCACCATGACGACCACACCCACCACCCGCAAGATCTCGAAGGCCGCGCAGCGCGTCCTCGATCTCGCCGTCCATGACCCTCAGCTCCAGGAGTTGATGCCCGACGAGGTGGTGCTGGCGGAGATCGCCCGCAAGGACCAGACGCTCGCCGGCATCGTCGAGGTGATGCTCGACGGGTATGCCACCCGTCCCGCTCTGGGTGAGCGCGTCTACGACGTCGTGACCGACGGATCCGGCCGGCAGGTCCGCGCCTTCCGGCCGGAGTTCGAGACCGTCACCTACGGCGAGCTCGCGCGGCGTGCGCGGGCGATCGCGACGGTCTGGACCCAGGTCGAAGGATGGCAGATCGCGCCGGGGCAGACCGTGCTGACCTTCGGGTTCGCCAGCACCGACTATGTCGTCCTGGACCTGGCCTGCATGCTCGCCCAGGGCATGGCGGTGCCGCTCCAGACCACGCTCGCCGGGCAGGACCTGTCCGGGATCGTCCGTGATGTCGAGCCGGTGGTCATCGCCGCCACGACCGATGACCTCCTCATCGCGGCCGAGTACGCGGCGTCCTCAAAGGGGCTGCACACCCTCGTCGCGTTCGACTACGACCAGCGCATCGATGCTGACCGTGAGCAGTGGACTGCTGCTGAGGCCGCCCTCGGCGGTCGGGTCCGGTTGGTCACCGTCGAGCAGCTCATGGACGCGGGGTCCGGCCGTGGATGGTCGTCGCTTCCGCCGGTGACCAACGAGAAGCAGATGGCGCTGCTGGTGCACTCCTCCGGCTCGACCGGTGCGCCCAAGGGTGCGATTGTCACCGAACAGCACGCGCGCTTCCAGTTCCAGGTCTTGCCGCCGGTGCCGCTCCCGACGGTACGGCTCTGCTTCGCCCCTATGAACCACTTCATGGGCCGAGGCGCTGTCTACAACACGATGGCGCGCGGCGGCACGGCGTACTTCATCGCCAGGTCCGACATGTCCACCCTCTTCGAGGATCTGCAGCTGGTCCGGCCCACCGAGGCGGTCGTGTTCCCCCGTGTCCTCGACATGGCGCACCGACACTTCCTGAACGAGGTCGCGCGCCGGACGGCGGCGGAGCCAGAGCCGGACGTCGAGGAGATCCGACAGAGGGTGATGGCCGAGATGCGCTATACCTATCTGGGCGATCGCATCTCGATGCTGTACGGTGGCTCGGCCCCCAGCACGCCGGAGGTGCGCCAGTTCATCAAGGACTGCTTCCCGGTTGGGTACGCCGAGGGCTACGGCACGACGGAGGCGGGCGGATCGGTGACGGTGCGCGACCGCATCAACCGGGCTGAGGTGCTCGACTACCGGCTGCGCGACGTTCCCGAGCTCGGCTACTACTCGACCGACAAGCCATACCCCCGCGGCGAACTGTGTGTGAAGACCCGCCTCGCCATCCCGGGCTACTTCAAGAACCCGGAGGCCACCGCGAAGCTGTTCGACGAGGACGGCTACGTGATGACCGGCGACATCATGGAGGAGCGCGGGCCCGACCACCTCGTCTACATCGACCGCCGCAATGACGTCCTCAAGCTCGCGCACGGCGAGTTCGTCACGCTCGGCGCGGTCGGCAACGCGTTCGAGACCAACAGCGACGTTATCCAGCAGATCTTCGTCTACGGCAGTTCCGAGCGTTCTTTCCTCGTCGCGGTCGTCGTGCCGGAGCCTCAGGTCGTCGCGATCCGGCTCGGTGAGAACCCGTCGGAGACCCAGATCAAAGAGCTCATCCGGGCCGAGTTCGCCCGTGTCGCGGCCTCGGAGAAGCTGCGCTCCTTCGAGGTGCCGCGCGACTTCATCGTCGAGCACGAAGCCTTCAGTCAGGCCAATGGCCTACTGTCCAGCGTCTCCAAGCGGATGCGTCCACGTCTGCTGGAACGCTATGGCGACCGGCTCGAGCAGATCTACGAGGACCTCGAGGCCAAGCAGAACGCCGACCTCCTGGCGCTGCGCGATCCGGACAGTGACCTCAGCGTGTCGGAGCGCGTCGCGCGTGCGCTCGCCGCGACGCTCGGTCTCGACCAGGTGGACCCCGCAGACCGGCGCAGCTTCGCCGAAGCCGGCGGTGACTCGCTCGGGGCGGCGGCGTTCGCCGCACTGCTCTCCGACATCTTCGACGTCCCGGTGGACATCAACGCGATCCTGAGCCCGGCCGGCCATGTCGGGGCGTGGGTCGCCGCGATCGAGCGCGAGCGCGACCGTGGGACCGACGAACGCCCCACCGTTGTCTCCGTCCACGGAAGCCCCCAGCCTCGCGAGCTGGCGGGTGCTGATCTGGACATCGTCCGTCTTCAGCCGCAGCTCGCGGATGCACCGGCGCCGGCAGCCGCGGCGGACGCCACCCGTACGGTCCTTCTCACCGGTGCCACCGGCTTCCTGGGTCGCTTCCAGCTCGTGGAATGGCTCGAGCGGACGTCGGCTGTCGGTGGACGCGTAATCTGCCTGGTGCGTGGACGCGACCAGGCCGACGCCGACGCGCGGCTCAGGGCGAACTTCGCTGCAGACGGCGATCTCGCCGCCCGGATCGAGCAGCTGTCGCCGCACCTCGAGGTGCTGGTCGGCGACGTCGCCGTGCCGCGTCTCGGGCTCGATGGCGCGACGTGGGAGCGGCTGGCCGACACGGTCGACCGCATCGTCCACCCGGGCGCACTGGTCAACCACGTGCTGGAGTACGAGTACCTCTTCGGCCCCAATGTGATGGGAACCGCGGAGCTGATCGCCCTCGCCGTCACGGGACGGCTCAAGCGCTTCGACTTCGTCTCCTCGATGGCCGTCATCCCGTTCCTCGAACGGGGCGCCACGATCGACGAGAGCACGCCGCTGGGTGCGGAGGTCACGATCAAGGATTACTACAGCGCGCACTACGGCGCGAGTAAGTGGGCCGCCGAGTCGGTGCTGCTGAGCGCCCACGAGCGCTTCGGTCTGCCGGTCACCGTCTTCCGCGGCGACATGATGCTCCCGCACCGGACGTTCCGCGGGCAGGTCAACGTGCCGGACGTCTTCGTGCGACTGCTGCAGAGTCTGGTGCTCACCGGTCTGGCACCCGCGTCGTTCTACGAACCGGCCGGTGCCCGCGCCCACTACGACGGTCTGCCGGTCGACTTCATCGCAGCGGCCACCGCAGCAGTCGCGATCGAGAGTGGGGACGGGTTCCACACGTACCACGTCACGAACCCGCACAATGACGGGATCTCGCTGGATACGATGGTCGACTGGATCGAAGCCGCCGGCTATCGCATCGAGCGCGTCGAGGGATACGAGGAGTGGGTCCGCCGCTTCGAGACCGCGCTGCAGGCATTGCCCGATGAGCAGCGCCAGCGCTCCTCGCTCGGTGTGCTGGATTCGTTGCGTCGCCCCGACCGGGCCGGTGTGATGCCCGTCGACAGCACTCGATTCGTCGAGGCGGTAAGGCGCAGCGCCTCGGAGTCGGATGTCCCGCACCTGACCGCCCGCTTCATCGCCAAGTGGCTCGACGACCTCGCCGGCCTCGACCTCATCCCGGCCCCGGTGGTCGCGGGTTGATTGAGGGGTCAGGCGCCGCCGAAGACGCCACAGAGAGCGTTGATCAAGGTGTCGATGAACTCATCACGCGGAGGGAGGCCGACCTCGTCGGCCTCCTCCTGTGCCTGACGACCGGCGAGGCCGGTGAAGCACATGTCCATCGCCAGCGAGAACCGGATCTCGAAGGTGGGCCGGGGGGTGCCGGTGGTCGCGCGGATGAATTTCGCTGTGCGCCAGTAGCTGGCGGTGTGCACCCGGTCCACCGCGCGCGAGAGCACCGTCCGGGAGTGGTCGAGCTGGTAGCGGGCGAGGAAGCCGAGGAAGTGGTTCCCCGGGTCGTCGAGGGCCTCCGCGAGCGGAGTCACCAGCACGGCGCACAGTGCTCGCAGATCGTGCTCTTTCCCGGCGGCCTCGAGCTCGTCGAGCAGCACCTCGCGCCGCTGGTTGAGCGCCTCACTCCGGGCCGTCACCAAGGCGGTGATGAGGCCGTCCCGGCCACCGAAGTAGTACTGTGCGGCGTTCTTGTTGCGCTGGCCGGCCGCGTCCAGGATCTCGCGCACCGAGACGGCGTCGATGCCACGCTGGGCGAAGAGGCGCTCCGCGGTCAGGAGCAGATGGTCGCGGGTCTCGCGCCCAGCGGTACGCCGGGCGCTGCCTGGCGCACCCATCGGATCGGGGTCGGCGAGCACGGGCAGAGACGCTACCGGACCGGGTGAGTTTTGGTGAGACACTTCTCCAGTGGTGTGACTCCCGCTACACTTAATATAGTTAGATAGTTAGTATCATTTCCGGAGGGTGGCAGTGCCCGACGGAAACGCACATGGAAGGCATTGACACTGATGGAGATGAAGACTGGCGCTCGGTACCGCAGTCAGGTGTGCGACACCGAGCTGATCGTGGTCCGGGCCCTTCCAGGGGATGTCAACCTGACCATCGGAGGACATCCGGCGATCGATCTCAAGGCCGAGCCGACACCCGGATTGAGCATCGAGTCGGGCGCCGACACTGGCAGCGCGCTGGGTAAGCGCTACACCGACGTGAGCGGCAAGCTGGAGGTGCTGATCACCAAGGGTGGCGCCGGGGCGCTTGCCCTCGACGGCGAGCCGCTGCCGCTGAAGGAGTCCAAGCCCCTCCCGGCCAGCGACTGACTGTGGTCGAGCAGATCTCTCGCGAGTGGGCCGTCGGCGAGCTGCGCAGCGATCATCTCACCGACAATATGACCCTGGAGCGGATCGACACCGACTTGTTCCGCTCGGTTTTCGTCCAGGTCGAGGACTACTCCCTCTATGGCGGGTTGGTGGCTGGTCAGGCCCTGGCTGCGGCGGGCGCGACTGTCCCGGAGGGACGTGTCCCGCACTCGTTGCATGGCTACTTCCTGCGGCCCGGCGCGGCCGATCTGCCGACGGTCTTCCACGTCGAGCGGGACCGCGACGGTCGTACGGTCTCCTCGCGCCGGGTCGTTGCGGTGCAGCAGGGCAAAGTGATCTTCAACATGGCTGCATCCTTCGGTCAGGACGAGGGCGAGGCGATGGATCAGCATGTATCGGCCCCGGAGATCGCCGCCCCGGAGTACCTGCCGGTCCATCCGATGCGCCGCTATCCGACCGTCGAGGTACGCGCCGAGCTGCCGACGCCGTCCGGGCTGCCGCAACGTTTCTGGGTGCGGGCCACCCAACCGCTCCCGTCCGACGATCTGGTCCACGCCTGCGCGCTGGCTTACGTTTCCGATTTGTCGACGGGCGTGCGGATCAGTCCCGGGCTGGTGCCGATGGCCAGCGTCGATCACGCTTTATGGGTCCACCACATCCCGCGTGGGGACGAGTGGTTGCTGGTCGATCTGGTCGGTCAGGTGCGGGTCGGGCGGCGCGGCCTTTACACGGGCTCGATTTTCACCGCGGACGGTCGACTCGCCGCGACGCTGGCCCAGGAGATGCTGGTTCTCCGCGTCGAGGACGGGGCGAAGCCGTGGTGACCGCGGAGCCGGCCGACCGCTTCGTGGGGAAGGTCGCAATCGTCTCGGGCGCGAGCCGGGTATCGGGAGTGCGGTCGCGCAGCGACTCGCCTTGGCCGGAGCCTCGGTCGTGGTCGTGGTCGTGGTCGCGGCGCGGACGGAGGCTGTTGGAGGGCGATTCGAAGGCTCCATCCATGAGGTCGAGCAGCTGATCCGGGAGGCCGGTGGGTCGGCGGTGGCGGTGGCCCGCGATGTGGCCGACCCGGACTCGTGTGCCGAGTTGGTCGAAGCCGCGCGCACCGCCTTCAGCCCGGTCGACATCCTGGTCAACAACGCAGCCTTGACGGTCCCCGATCGTCAGCTGGGGCCGAAGAAAGACGGGCCGCGCCTCTCGGTCGCCGAAGCCCTGCCGATCGTCAACTTCCCGTGGACACTTATCGGCGCGCCTTCGAGGTCAATCTGTTCAGCGTCTACCGGTCGATCCAGCTGGTGGCCCCTCACATGATCCGCGGCCACGGCGGCAACATCGTGAACATCTCCTCAGATGCGGCGCAGGCGCCGGGAGGGGGGCGTACCCGGAGACGCGAGGACTGCCTCTGCATGCGCACGGCACGAGCAAGGCGGCACTGGAGCACTTGACGCGGACCGTCGGCTATGAGCTTGCGCGGCACGGTGTGGCCGTGAATGCGCTAATTCCGTCGCTCACCATCGAGACACCTGGTGTCGTCTTCGCTTCCGGCGGGCAGGTCGGAGACACCTTGCCGATGGCGCTTCGTGTATGCGGTGGAGTTGCACTGCGCGGTACACGCGGCTGAGCGCACCAGCACGGTGACGCACGGCGAGGACCTGCTCGATCCGAGGGCCGGCCGCCGCGGCTGGCTGGGTGAGCCCTATATCTCTGATATCTCTGAGTGGCGCGATCAGCCCCGGTAGCGCGAGCCCGAGGCCGTGATCACGACGCGTCCGGAGTTGTCGCGGCCCACGGCGTGCGCCGAGGCGAAGCGTCTGGTCGCGTGCTCGGTGCGGGCCACGATCTCGACGTGCGGCCGCTCCGGTACGACCGGGCGTATGAAGGTGATGTCAAGACTCATCGTGTCGGCCTCGGCGAGCGCGGGATTGCTCCGGACCAGCGCGGCGGTCACGGCCTGCTCGGCCAGCATGGCGAGGACGCCGCCTTGGACCGTGCCGCGGCTGTTGCACATGTCCGGCTTCGAGGTCGCGGTGAGCTGTACTTCATCCTCGCCCCCGGCGAGGAGCCGGGCGCCGGCCCGCGCTGTGGCGAGCGGTGCGAGCGCTTCGTCACCGCCATCGCTCAGGGTGAGTAGCGAGGCGTCGATCGGGCAACCGGGGATGACGGGCGGTGGTGTGTCGATCGGGACGAACGCGCACTGGGTGGACATGTGGGCGACGACCCGGCCGGTGTCGGTGACGATCTCGCCGCCGGCGAACCCGGTGTCCTCGCCGATGTGGGTCGCGCGTCCGCGGAAGACGAAGTCGACGGTTCGGGTAGGACGCAGGTCGATGAATTCCAGGTGGATCGTGAGCGAGGCCACCGACACGAGATCGGGAAGGCGGGAGGCGACTGCGGCGCCGAGCGCGGCGTCCACGCCGACGAGGAAGGCGCCGGGGCTCAGGCGTCCCTTCCGGTCGAGACAGTAGTTGCCCATCGCCTGTGCGACCTCGACGTAGCCGATCTCGGCCCGGGCCGCCCGAACACCGAAGCGGGCGTGCACCGCGATGAACGCTTGATCGGTGACCGCAGCTGTGCAGATGCGGTCCAGCACGCGAGGCCGGGTGGTCGTGCCGTCGGTCAACGTGAGCCCTCCATTGATCTATCGAGTCTTAATAATACATCGGATTTGCGCCGCGATGGGAGCGCGGGAGCGCTGGACGGTCGGTGAGCGCCGGTGACCGGCGGGGCAGGGCGTGGGGCGCGGCATCGCCCCGACCTCGCCGCAGAAGGGGCCGCCAGCGGCCGGATGGGACGCACCGAGGCCAAGCTCGCCGCCGTCGCGCACGAGATCCGTGCGCTGGGTGGCGTGGCCGTGGTCATCGACGGCGACGTGACCGTCGCCGACGACGTCGGCCGCACGGTCACGGAGGCGGTCGCGGGGCCTGGGCGGACTCGACATCCTGGTCAACAACGTGCAGATCCCGGCGCACGGCTCGCTGCGGTCGATCGCCGACGAGATCTACGTCGCGGACTGGGAGTCTGGCCCGTTCGCGACGTTTCCGATGATGCGGGCCGCACGGCCGCATCTCCCGGCCGATAGCGTCATCATCAATCTCAGAGCAGTACCAGCGTGAACCCGATGCTCATCGGACGCGGCGTGTACGCCTCGGCGAAGCTAGGCGATCCTCAGCGGAGCTGCACATCGCGACGTGGTGGGACATCAGTGGTGTTTTGCCGGAGGCGGTCGCTCTTCAGCATGGTGGACGGTCTCGTAGGTGGCGCGACTTCGAGGACCGCGCGGCGCAATGTTGGCGAGCGGCGTTCGCCAGGGCGGTACCGTCGCGATCGGTCTGTTCAACGGCGACGAGTACCTGGAGGCGTTCTTCGCGGCGCGAAGGATCCGGGCTATGCCGGTCGAAGTCGACTACCGGTATGGGGGAGGGGGCCTGGCGCTGTTGACCCAGCTCGACAGCGTCGTCTTCTCCGGACACGGAGTCGACCGAGTAGGGGGGGCAGCGGAGCGGATCATTACGGCGTTGCGCGCGACGATGGCGGGCTACAAGGTGCCGGGCACGCTGGTGTTCGCGGACGTGCCCCGCGCGCCCAACGACAAGATGCTCCAAGCCGAGGCCCGCGAGGTGCTCATGGCCGCTGGAGGTGCTGGGACAGTTTGAACTTCTGGATCTTGCCCGAGGCGGTGAGTGGGAAGGCCGACACCCGGTGCCAGGTGCGCGGGACCTTGAAGCTCGCGAGATGGGTGCGGGCGAACTCCTCGAGAGCAGTAGCGTTGATGGTGCCGGACGTCGTACGGACGAAGGCGATCGGCACCTCGCCCCAGCGTTCGTCGGGCGCTGCGACCACGGCGACGTCGGTGATGTCCGGATGGGTCGCCAGTACCGACTCGACCTCGGCCGGATAGATGTTCTCGCCGCCGCGAATGATCACGTCCCGAAGCCGTCCGTGCAGGGTGACGACGCCGTCCTCGTCCATGGCGGCCAGATCGCCGGTGTGGAGCCAGCCGTGCTCGTCGTACGCAGACGTCGGACGTCCGTCGCGCAACTGTTCCCAATAGCCGCGCATAATGAGCTCGCCGCGGATGCAGAGCTCGCCCACGGTGCCGGCGGGCAGAGGCTTCCTCAATGGGTCGAGGATCGCCACCTCCCGGTAAGGGTTCGCCCGCCCGATGGTCTCGGCCTTGACGACGGCACTGTCGCCCGGGACGGTCTGGAGCGAGGACGGGGCTTCGGACTGGCCGTAGCCGTTGGCGACCTCCACGGCGAAGGCCGCCTCGATCATCGCAATCAGTGAGGGCGACACGACCGAGCCGCCGATCATCGTCATGCGCAGCGAGGGGAGGTCGGGCGCGGTGCCTCCGCCCAGCTCGAGCAGTGCGAGCATCATCGTCGGGACGCCCCCGAAGAATGTCACGCCGCCGCGTTGGAGAGCCCTCATCGTCTGCTCGGCGTCGAAGCCCGGCAGAACGACGTACGTCCCGCCGCGCAGGATCGTTGCAAGGAGGGTGCACAGTGAGCCGCCGACATGGTGGAACGGAAGTGGTGAGCAGACGACATCGTCGTCGGTGAGCCCGAGCGCTCGGTGGGACAGCGGCCCGACATTCGTGCCGACCAAGTGGGTGAGCACCGCGCCCTTCGGTGTGCCGGTGGTACCCGAGGTGTACTGGATCAGGAGATCGTCGTCGGGGGAGACAGCGGGGAGGGTCCCTGGCACGGTCGCGTCGTCGGAGATCGCGGCCCACTCGGCCAGCGCGTGCACGATCAGGTCCGGTTGCAGGGCGGCGGCCGACGTGATCAGATCCCGGCCGCGCCATTGTGGACCGGCGAGCACAACGCGAGCACTACTGCTCGCGACGATGTATCGGGCCTCGTCGTCGGTGAGCGCCGGGTTCATCGGCACGAGCACCACACCGGCGAGGGCGGCCGCGAACTCGGCGACCACCCACTCGGGGTTGTTGCCCGACCAGAGCACCAGCCTATCGCCCGGCGTGAGCTCCTCGAGGAGTCGGCCGGCCAAGACGCGGGCTCGGCGGGCGAGCTCCGCGAAGGTCATCGAGGCGGGCTCGGTGTCCAGGTCCCAGAGCAGGGCGGGTGCCTCGGGACATCGCTCGGCGATCGCGAGCAACCGGTCGCCGACCGAGGTGCGATCGAGTGGCGGAGTGGCACCGACCGGCGCCTCAACGGTGGTGCTCACGCATGGTCCCTCTCTCACAGGTACTCGGT
Encoded proteins:
- a CDS encoding class I adenylate-forming enzyme family protein, coding for MSTTVEAPVGATPPLDRTSVGDRLLAIAERCPEAPALLWDLDTEPASMTFAELARRARVLAGRLLEELTPGDRLVLWSGNNPEWVVAEFAAALAGVVLVPMNPALTDDEARYIVASSSARVVLAGPQWRGRDLITSAAALQPDLIVHALAEWAAISDDATVPGTLPAVSPDDDLLIQYTSGTTGTPKGAVLTHLVGTNVGPLSHRALGLTDDDVVCSPLPFHHVGGSLCTLLATILRGGTYVVLPGFDAEQTMRALQRGGVTFFGGVPTMMLALLELGGGTAPDLPSLRMTMIGGSVVSPSLIAMIEAAFAVEVANGYGQSEAPSSLQTVPGDSAVVKAETIGRANPYREVAILDPLRKPLPAGTVGELCIRGELIMRGYWEQLRDGRPTSAYDEHGWLHTGDLAAMDEDGVVTLHGRLRDVIIRGGENIYPAEVESVLATHPDITDVAVVAAPDERWGEVPIAFVRTTSGTINATALEEFARTHLASFKVPRTWHRVSAFPLTASGKIQKFKLSQHLQRP
- a CDS encoding PaaI family thioesterase, whose product is MTDGTTTRPRVLDRICTAAVTDQAFIAVHARFGVRAARAEIGYVEVAQAMGNYCLDRKGRLSPGAFLVGVDAALGAAVASRLPDLVSVASLTIHLEFIDLRPTRTVDFVFRGRATHIGEDTGFAGGEIVTDTGRVVAHMSTQCAFVPIDTPPPVIPGCPIDASLLTLSDGGDEALAPLATARAGARLLAGGEDEVQLTATSKPDMCNSRGTVQGGVLAMLAEQAVTAALVRSNPALAEADTMSLDITFIRPVVPERPHVEIVARTEHATRRFASAHAVGRDNSGRVVITASGSRYRG